A DNA window from Leptospira selangorensis contains the following coding sequences:
- the secE gene encoding preprotein translocase subunit SecE produces MKFGAFVQECREELKKVQWPNRQEVMQSTIVVLVTVLFFSAFLFFSDTAIVKLLTGFWNL; encoded by the coding sequence GTGAAGTTTGGCGCATTTGTACAAGAATGTAGAGAAGAACTTAAAAAAGTTCAATGGCCGAATAGACAAGAGGTGATGCAGTCCACCATCGTTGTTCTAGTCACGGTTTTATTTTTCTCTGCTTTTCTATTCTTTTCGGATACTGCGATTGTGAAGTTGCTTACCGGATTCTGGAATCTGTAA